In Acinonyx jubatus isolate Ajub_Pintada_27869175 chromosome A3, VMU_Ajub_asm_v1.0, whole genome shotgun sequence, a genomic segment contains:
- the LOC113603227 gene encoding atherin-like, with the protein MEPSRNKPTQPFYSSSPLAKLSPLGRGAGPCRAADWIPRPASASPAALTPSRRGGRLGDTRAGLCPLAPHARRGRKSCLAPLAPAAGGPRGATLGAEGRRATSTSPPGPVGHGFSAGLLPRCRCRTPPPSCPGCPSSARKRAAAAERPTAPAARPFPLPPPLSQPFLQPNFLPPTGSQCPAPPAI; encoded by the coding sequence ATGGAACCCTCAAGGAACAAACCTACCCAGCCTTTTTACTCCTCCAGTCCTTTAGCCAAACTGTCCCCGCTCGGGCGCGGAGCCGGCCCCTGCCGGGCAGCAGACTGGATCCCCCGTCCAGCGTCGGCCTCGCCCGCCGCCCTGACCCCGAGCCGCAGGGGTGGCAGGCTCGGGGACACCAGGGCTGGACTCTGTCCGCTAGCTCCCCACGCCCGCAGAGGCCGGAAGAGCTGCCTCGCGCCCCTGGCCCCGGCGGCCGGAGGGCCCAGGGGTGCAACCCTGGGCGCCGAGGGCCGGCGCGCCACTAGCACATCCCCGCCCGGGCCTGTTGGCCACGGCTTCTCCGCCGGGCTCTTACCCCGGTGCCGTTGTCGCACACCACCACCTTCCTGCCCTGGCTGTCCATCGTCCGCCCGGAAGAGAGCCGCCGCCGCCGAACGACCTACAGCTCCTGCTGCCCggccctttcctcttcctcctcctctttcacaGCCCTTCCTTCAGCCCAACTTTCTTCCCCCAACCGGAAGTCAGTGCCCGGCCCCACCCGCCATTTAA